In a genomic window of Longimicrobiales bacterium:
- a CDS encoding fasciclin domain-containing protein: protein MKKTMKKFAMLALPALVLTLGACDDDTAAPEQPRTVVDAAISVNESTGEFSTLIAALVAADLVDTLSGTGPFTVFAPTDAAFAELNLNASNIGTVPVETLTAILLYHVAPARRNAADVTAASSITMVSGGSADISVTSAGAFINEAQIVQTDVEASNGIIHVIDAVLMP from the coding sequence ATGAAGAAGACCATGAAGAAATTTGCGATGCTGGCTCTGCCGGCGCTCGTACTTACGCTCGGCGCGTGTGACGACGACACCGCAGCGCCCGAGCAGCCCCGGACTGTAGTCGATGCAGCCATCTCGGTGAACGAGTCCACGGGCGAGTTCTCCACCCTCATTGCAGCGCTCGTCGCCGCCGACCTCGTCGATACGCTGTCCGGCACCGGTCCGTTTACCGTGTTCGCGCCGACCGACGCGGCGTTCGCGGAGCTGAATCTGAACGCATCCAACATCGGCACAGTGCCGGTCGAGACACTCACGGCGATCCTGCTCTACCACGTCGCACCGGCGCGCCGCAACGCCGCCGACGTCACGGCAGCCTCGAGCATCACGATGGTGAGCGGCGGGAGCGCGGATATTTCCGTCACATCCGCCGGCGCGTTCATCAACGAGGCGCAGATCGTCCAGACGGATGTCGAGGCGTCGAACGGAATCATCCACGTGATCGATGCCGTGCTCATGCCGTAA
- a CDS encoding fasciclin domain-containing protein has translation MPVLHGCGRITMSGGNAYINDARIVATDIEASNGIIHVIDEVLLP, from the coding sequence GTGCCGGTTCTGCATGGGTGCGGCCGCATCACAATGAGCGGTGGCAATGCGTACATCAACGATGCCAGGATCGTCGCGACGGACATCGAGGCGTCGAACGGCATCATTCACGTAATCGATGAAGTGCTGCTCCCCTGA